A single region of the Streptomyces virginiae genome encodes:
- a CDS encoding serpin family protein, which produces MRNSTVRAVNRLTTRWAAAAQAPAGNPGTVFTAAGLWPLLALLADGSDGPARAELAQALGIPAEGAGQAARDLVAALAGVRGLRTATGLWTDAGLPLEDDWSAKLPTGARGTLTGDPDADAKALDAWASDRTDGLIERMPAVLDESTLMVLVSALTLRLRWIQPFVDGEGEPHTGPWAGRPVRSLYRSTSLLDRVGVAHGPSGAVTLLEVVGAAGVDVHLVLGEPEAPVGDTLTTGIAAVTRARPATGASLLPDGRPGPGLAVRTVAAFSPRPRLDIETVAFEVRSEHDLLDHARLFGLETATDADHGHFPGISSQPLAITSARQSALARFDAAGFEAAAVSTFGAAAGCAAPARPRYRARRAEVCFDRPFGFLAVHRTSRLVLAAGWVTEPDAP; this is translated from the coding sequence ATGAGGAACTCGACGGTACGGGCGGTCAATCGGCTGACGACGCGCTGGGCCGCGGCCGCGCAGGCCCCGGCCGGGAACCCGGGCACGGTGTTCACCGCGGCCGGGCTCTGGCCGCTGCTCGCCCTGCTCGCGGACGGCTCGGACGGCCCGGCCCGCGCCGAACTGGCGCAGGCCCTGGGCATACCCGCCGAGGGCGCGGGCCAGGCTGCCCGCGATCTGGTGGCCGCACTGGCCGGCGTGCGGGGTCTTCGGACGGCGACCGGCCTGTGGACCGATGCCGGGCTCCCGCTGGAGGACGACTGGTCGGCGAAGCTCCCGACCGGCGCCCGAGGGACGCTGACCGGGGACCCGGACGCCGATGCCAAGGCGCTCGACGCGTGGGCGTCGGACCGGACGGACGGGCTGATCGAGCGCATGCCGGCGGTCCTGGACGAGAGCACCCTGATGGTCCTCGTCTCCGCGCTCACGTTGCGGCTGCGATGGATCCAGCCGTTCGTCGACGGGGAAGGGGAGCCGCACACCGGCCCGTGGGCCGGGCGCCCCGTGCGCAGTCTGTACCGCAGCACCTCGCTGCTCGACCGGGTGGGCGTGGCGCACGGTCCCTCCGGTGCGGTCACCCTCCTGGAGGTCGTCGGGGCGGCGGGCGTGGACGTCCACCTCGTGCTGGGCGAGCCCGAAGCACCGGTCGGTGACACCCTCACCACCGGGATCGCCGCTGTCACCAGGGCCCGGCCCGCGACGGGAGCGAGCCTGCTCCCGGACGGGCGCCCCGGTCCGGGGCTGGCGGTCCGCACGGTGGCCGCCTTCTCCCCCCGACCCCGGCTGGACATCGAGACGGTGGCCTTCGAAGTGCGGTCGGAACACGACCTCCTGGACCACGCCCGGCTGTTCGGGCTGGAGACCGCCACCGACGCGGATCACGGCCACTTTCCCGGCATCAGTTCCCAGCCGCTGGCCATCACTTCGGCACGGCAGTCCGCGCTGGCCCGGTTCGACGCCGCGGGCTTCGAGGCCGCCGCCGTCAGCACCTTCGGCGCGGCGGCCGGCTGCGCGGCGCCGGCACGGCCCAGGTACAGGGCCCGCCGGGCCGAGGTGTGCTTCGACAGGCCGTTCGGCTTCCTGGCCGTCCACCGGACCTCGCGGCTGGTGCTGGCGGCCGGCTGGGTCACCGAGCCCGACGCCCCCTAG
- a CDS encoding glycoside hydrolase family 18 protein has translation MRRSMLGRLAVAACSLSLLTAFAPAAVAQADGGGHDRSYKKVGYFTQWGVYGRDFQVQDLEANGSAGKLTHINYAFGNISPQGRCFTGNVPGEADAWADYVRPLDAANSVDGVADTGEQPLAGNFNQLRELKAEHPGLKVLISLGGWSWSTHFSDAALTPASRKAFVESCIDLYIKGNLPQDGARGGAGAAAGVFDGIDLDWEWPGSAGDTDTTYRPEDKQNFTALVKEFRTQLDAYARSQKKKTKYELSAFVPTAPAKIDAGFDVRRIMRDLDFVTLQGYDFHVSGEPRTAQQSALRARGDFSVDGTVDAWLRRGAPANKLVMGMPFYGQGWTGVSGGGDGMGQPATGPAPATWAAGYEDYKALKKLADSGTYTIHRDRRGGHAWLFDGTTLWTYDDPQVLRAKTGYIREHGLGGAMFWSLDADTADGELMTAVDRGLRGR, from the coding sequence ATGCGCCGCAGCATGCTCGGCAGGCTGGCCGTCGCCGCCTGCTCCCTCTCCTTGCTGACCGCCTTCGCGCCCGCCGCCGTCGCCCAGGCCGACGGTGGCGGCCACGACCGTTCGTACAAGAAGGTCGGCTACTTCACCCAATGGGGCGTCTACGGACGGGACTTCCAGGTCCAGGACCTGGAGGCGAACGGCTCCGCCGGCAAACTCACCCACATCAACTACGCCTTCGGCAACATCAGTCCACAGGGCCGGTGCTTCACCGGGAACGTGCCCGGCGAGGCCGACGCCTGGGCCGACTACGTACGCCCGCTCGACGCCGCGAACTCCGTCGACGGGGTCGCCGACACCGGCGAGCAGCCCCTCGCCGGTAACTTCAATCAGCTGCGCGAGCTCAAGGCCGAGCACCCCGGCCTGAAGGTGCTGATCTCGCTGGGCGGTTGGAGCTGGTCCACGCACTTCTCGGACGCCGCGCTCACCCCGGCCTCCCGCAAGGCCTTCGTCGAGTCCTGCATCGACCTGTACATCAAGGGCAACCTTCCGCAGGACGGCGCCCGCGGCGGCGCGGGCGCGGCCGCCGGCGTGTTCGACGGGATCGACCTCGACTGGGAGTGGCCCGGTTCCGCGGGCGACACCGACACCACGTACCGGCCCGAGGACAAACAGAACTTCACCGCGCTCGTCAAGGAGTTCCGCACGCAGCTCGACGCGTACGCGCGGAGCCAGAAGAAGAAGACGAAGTACGAGCTCAGCGCCTTCGTCCCGACCGCCCCCGCCAAGATCGACGCGGGCTTCGACGTCCGCCGGATCATGCGCGACCTCGACTTCGTGACCCTCCAGGGCTACGACTTCCACGTCTCCGGCGAACCGAGGACCGCCCAGCAGTCCGCGCTCCGCGCACGGGGCGACTTCAGCGTCGACGGCACGGTGGACGCCTGGCTGCGACGCGGCGCGCCCGCGAACAAGCTCGTGATGGGCATGCCGTTCTACGGCCAGGGCTGGACCGGGGTCAGCGGCGGCGGGGACGGCATGGGGCAGCCGGCCACCGGCCCGGCACCGGCCACCTGGGCCGCCGGGTACGAGGACTACAAGGCGCTGAAGAAGCTGGCCGACTCCGGTACCTACACGATCCACCGGGACCGGCGCGGCGGCCACGCCTGGCTCTTCGACGGCACCACCCTGTGGACGTACGACGACCCGCAGGTGCTGCGCGCCAAGACCGGGTACATCCGCGAACACGGCCTCGGCGGCGCGATGTTCTGGTCGCTCGACGCGGACACCGCGGACGGCGAGCTGATGACCGCCGTCGACCGGGGCCTGCGCGGCCGCTGA
- a CDS encoding DUF4352 domain-containing protein, giving the protein MPRSRRTGRLRGSLLALALLAPVLLGAAPGGSGETISLAGNEPGERLDVTLTRVVDPADPAGQEPTGSERLVATRLRLENTGTAVYQDSPAPAAHLLDTDGRRFTGDDVPTTAGPSFPETVTLDPGGTAEGFITFRLPRDADPAAVQFALDAGLADDVGHWSLPLP; this is encoded by the coding sequence ATGCCCCGAAGCCGACGAACGGGGCGCCTGCGGGGCTCGCTCCTCGCGCTCGCGCTCCTCGCGCCCGTCCTGCTGGGCGCGGCCCCGGGCGGCTCGGGGGAGACGATCTCCCTCGCCGGGAACGAGCCGGGCGAACGGCTCGACGTCACGTTGACGCGGGTGGTGGATCCGGCCGACCCCGCAGGTCAGGAGCCCACCGGGAGCGAGCGGCTCGTCGCGACGCGCCTCCGTCTGGAGAACACGGGGACCGCCGTCTACCAGGACTCCCCCGCGCCGGCCGCGCACCTGCTGGACACCGACGGGCGGCGGTTCACCGGCGACGACGTCCCCACCACCGCGGGGCCGTCCTTCCCCGAGACCGTCACTCTCGACCCCGGAGGTACGGCGGAGGGCTTCATCACCTTCCGGCTGCCGCGGGACGCCGACCCGGCCGCGGTCCAGTTCGCCCTCGATGCCGGCCTCGCCGACGACGTCGGGCACTGGAGCCTGCCGCTCCCGTAG